The Thermoflavifilum sp. genome contains a region encoding:
- the ppk1 gene encoding polyphosphate kinase 1, giving the protein MPELQQLIKRDISWLSFNERVLQEASDPAVPLQERIRFLGIFSNNLDEFFRVRVATLRRMVEYGKLAKVHLEDDAAGTLDQIQRIVIRQQEMFSRIWRKIKRELKQAGVQLKTEKQLNGKEKQFVVQYFEEEVRSQIIPLMIESIPQFPALRDKFIYLAVVLSSKDGHLPRRYALIEIPSGILPRFIILPGSNHEKHIILLEDIIRFNLPSIFAYFGYDRFSAHVIKMTRDAELDIDNDVSTSFIQQIEKALKNRKHGRPVRFIYDRQIDPALLNYLIKRLNLTKKDHLIPGDRIHNFKDFMSFPDLIFQERRHRRKSFTHPLLHRQPSVTRVIMQRDVLLHFPYHDFNSLIDLLREAAIDPDVRAIHVTAYRLAAHSKVINALINAVRNGKRVYVVIELRARFNEEENLQWKNRLEEEGVKVYVGFPDMKIHAKLGLIEKEVNGRPVYYGFVCTGNLNEDTATYYADFCLLTAHQPILHDIRKVFQYLESGGLQEKEARSCKTLILSPFHTREKMMAHIDACIKASKHRQPAQIILKMNALSDPQLIQSIYKAARAGVEVRMIVRSICCAYTRHKSWSKDIQAISIVDEYLEHGRIFYFKHGEEESIYISSADWMIRNLDHRVEATVPLFDEQLKAELMHILHLQLHDNVKARVLDNAQQNKYVPTRGRPRRSQLQIYNYLSRKKYAI; this is encoded by the coding sequence ATGCCTGAACTGCAGCAATTGATTAAACGTGATATTAGCTGGCTGTCCTTCAACGAAAGGGTATTGCAGGAAGCCAGTGATCCTGCCGTACCTTTGCAGGAGCGAATTCGCTTTCTGGGCATTTTCTCCAATAACTTAGATGAATTCTTTCGGGTAAGGGTGGCCACACTCAGGAGAATGGTGGAATACGGCAAACTTGCAAAAGTACATCTGGAGGATGATGCAGCGGGAACGCTCGATCAGATTCAGCGTATTGTTATTCGTCAGCAGGAAATGTTTTCCAGGATATGGCGTAAAATCAAAAGGGAATTGAAACAAGCGGGTGTACAATTGAAAACGGAAAAGCAACTCAACGGAAAAGAAAAACAATTTGTGGTGCAATATTTTGAGGAAGAGGTGAGATCGCAAATCATTCCGTTGATGATTGAAAGCATTCCACAGTTCCCTGCGCTGCGTGATAAATTTATTTACCTGGCTGTGGTATTATCGTCTAAAGATGGTCATCTTCCCCGACGTTATGCTTTAATCGAAATTCCTTCCGGTATTCTTCCCCGCTTCATAATCCTGCCGGGCTCCAACCACGAAAAGCATATCATCCTGCTTGAAGATATTATCCGATTCAATCTGCCTTCCATTTTTGCTTATTTTGGATATGATCGATTTTCTGCACATGTTATTAAAATGACCCGTGATGCCGAGCTGGATATTGACAATGATGTATCTACGAGTTTCATTCAACAAATTGAGAAGGCATTAAAAAACCGTAAACACGGTCGTCCTGTACGTTTTATCTACGATAGACAAATCGATCCGGCATTGCTCAATTATTTGATTAAACGATTGAATTTAACAAAAAAAGATCACCTGATTCCGGGCGATAGAATCCATAATTTCAAGGATTTCATGTCTTTTCCGGATTTGATTTTTCAGGAACGAAGGCACAGGCGAAAAAGCTTTACGCATCCGCTCCTGCATCGCCAGCCCAGTGTAACACGTGTTATTATGCAACGCGACGTGCTGTTGCATTTTCCTTATCATGATTTTAATTCTTTGATTGATCTTTTGCGTGAAGCAGCCATAGATCCCGATGTGCGAGCCATTCATGTAACGGCTTATCGGCTGGCTGCCCATTCAAAAGTGATTAATGCTTTGATTAACGCCGTTCGTAACGGCAAAAGGGTATATGTGGTGATAGAACTGAGAGCCCGATTTAATGAAGAAGAAAATCTGCAATGGAAAAACAGATTGGAAGAAGAGGGTGTAAAAGTATATGTGGGATTCCCGGACATGAAAATTCATGCAAAGCTCGGATTAATTGAGAAAGAAGTGAATGGTCGACCCGTGTATTATGGTTTTGTGTGTACAGGTAATTTGAATGAAGACACCGCTACCTATTATGCTGATTTTTGCCTGCTTACTGCACATCAACCGATCTTGCATGATATCCGGAAAGTGTTTCAATATCTGGAAAGTGGTGGACTTCAGGAAAAGGAAGCGCGTTCATGTAAAACCCTTATCCTGAGCCCGTTTCATACCCGCGAGAAAATGATGGCGCATATCGACGCATGCATTAAAGCCAGCAAACATCGGCAGCCGGCACAGATCATCTTAAAAATGAATGCCCTTTCCGATCCGCAACTTATTCAGTCCATCTATAAGGCTGCAAGGGCTGGCGTGGAAGTGCGCATGATTGTCAGGAGTATTTGTTGTGCTTATACGAGGCATAAAAGCTGGTCGAAAGATATTCAGGCTATCAGTATTGTGGATGAATATCTGGAACATGGTCGGATTTTTTATTTTAAACACGGAGAGGAAGAAAGCATATATATTTCATCGGCCGACTGGATGATCAGGAATCTGGATCATCGGGTAGAAGCCACCGTGCCCCTGTTTGACGAACAACTTAAAGCCGAATTGATGCACATCTTGCATCTGCAGTTGCACGATAATGTAAAAGCTCGTGTGCTGGATAATGCACAACAGAACAAATATGTACCCACACGGGGTCGACCCAGAAGGTCACAGCTACAGATTTATAATTATCTTTCAAGAAAAAAATATGCTATTTGA
- the rpmI gene encoding 50S ribosomal protein L35 encodes MPKVKTHSRAKKTFKVTATGKIKRFRAYKSHLLTKKAKTRKRRLRQSVLVDSANLNMVRRLLCLK; translated from the coding sequence ATGCCCAAAGTAAAGACGCATTCCAGAGCTAAGAAAACTTTTAAGGTCACGGCAACCGGCAAAATCAAAAGATTTCGGGCCTATAAGAGCCATTTGCTTACCAAAAAAGCCAAAACCAGAAAACGCCGTTTGCGTCAGAGCGTTCTGGTGGATTCCGCTAATTTGAATATGGTGCGTCGCTTATTATGTTTGAAATAA
- a CDS encoding glycogen/starch synthase encodes MFVKKRILFIAEEMSPYLELSEYAPIVHQLAVKANEAGMEVRVIMPRFGVINERRHRLHEVVRLSGINIIIDNDDYPLIIKVASLPNARLQVYFLDNEDFFKRKFVFHDEQGNFFEDNALRAVFFCKGALETVKKFGWPPDIIHLNGWMSSLIPLYLKTAYKKEPVFSPTKVIYTVTQDSFEGSLHPSFAKKAAISQQIKAKDLALYKEGTHLALNRGAMAYADALAIGASKLPKALAEELKKHQDKPILPFCSDEEQIKQYLQLYEELTVESVK; translated from the coding sequence ATGTTTGTCAAAAAACGTATTCTTTTCATTGCTGAGGAAATGTCTCCCTATCTGGAGCTCAGTGAATATGCCCCAATCGTTCATCAATTAGCTGTCAAAGCCAACGAGGCCGGTATGGAAGTGCGGGTCATCATGCCTCGCTTTGGTGTGATCAATGAAAGAAGGCATCGGTTGCATGAAGTGGTGCGCCTTTCAGGAATCAATATCATCATCGATAATGATGATTATCCTTTAATCATTAAAGTGGCTTCCCTGCCGAATGCCCGGCTGCAGGTCTATTTCCTCGATAATGAAGATTTCTTCAAAAGAAAATTTGTGTTCCATGATGAACAGGGGAACTTCTTTGAAGATAATGCACTTCGTGCGGTGTTTTTCTGCAAGGGCGCTCTGGAAACTGTAAAGAAATTTGGCTGGCCGCCGGATATTATTCATCTGAATGGCTGGATGTCGTCCCTGATTCCGTTGTATTTAAAAACAGCTTACAAAAAAGAACCGGTATTCTCTCCTACAAAAGTCATTTACACGGTTACCCAGGATAGTTTTGAAGGAAGCCTTCATCCTTCATTTGCCAAAAAAGCGGCTATCAGTCAGCAGATTAAAGCCAAAGACCTGGCGCTTTACAAAGAAGGCACACATCTGGCCCTGAATCGCGGTGCAATGGCTTATGCAGATGCACTTGCCATCGGTGCATCAAAACTGCCTAAAGCGCTGGCGGAAGAATTGAAAAAACATCAGGATAAACCGATATTGCCTTTCTGCAGTGATGAAGAGCAAATCAAGCAATATCTTCAGCTTTATGAAGAGCTCACGGTAGAGAGCGTAAAATAA
- the panC gene encoding pantoate--beta-alanine ligase yields the protein MKVIHTRNALQEALRVYRGRGETVGFVPTMGALHAGHLALVKACREQAAHTVVSIFVNPVQFNDPQDFALYPRTLDDDLKLLDAYQTDLVFVPEVHEVYPEGTNELETYDLGSLETVLEGKFRPGHFQGVARVMRRLLEMIQPDVLVMGEKDYQQCLIVQQLLQIMHASVRFYMHPTVREADGLAMSSRNRRLLPDDRKKATLIYESLMYIRSHWRYMPFARLEAVVREQLQATGFVVDYVAIARSVDLQILQAPEDTEMRALIAATIQGVRLIDNMQINP from the coding sequence ATGAAGGTAATACATACACGAAATGCTTTGCAGGAGGCCCTGCGTGTTTACCGCGGTCGGGGGGAGACTGTTGGATTTGTGCCTACTATGGGAGCCCTGCATGCGGGACATCTGGCGTTGGTGAAGGCTTGCCGCGAACAGGCTGCACATACCGTGGTGAGCATATTTGTGAATCCTGTTCAGTTTAACGATCCACAGGATTTTGCCCTCTATCCCCGAACCTTAGATGACGACCTCAAGTTGTTAGATGCATATCAAACCGATCTGGTTTTTGTACCCGAGGTGCATGAAGTTTATCCGGAAGGGACGAATGAACTGGAGACTTATGATCTGGGCTCACTGGAGACTGTGCTGGAAGGCAAATTCAGACCCGGGCATTTTCAAGGGGTGGCACGCGTGATGCGTCGTTTACTGGAGATGATACAGCCCGATGTGCTGGTGATGGGGGAAAAAGATTATCAGCAATGCCTCATCGTGCAGCAATTGCTGCAAATCATGCATGCATCCGTTCGATTTTACATGCATCCCACCGTGCGCGAGGCCGATGGACTGGCTATGAGTAGCCGCAATCGACGCCTGTTGCCCGACGATCGCAAAAAGGCGACCCTGATTTATGAAAGCCTGATGTATATCCGCAGCCATTGGCGGTACATGCCTTTTGCCAGACTTGAGGCTGTGGTCCGGGAACAGCTTCAGGCGACGGGTTTTGTGGTCGATTATGTGGCTATTGCTCGCTCGGTTGATTTGCAGATCCTGCAGGCGCCAGAAGATACGGAAATGCGCGCCCTCATAGCCGCTACCATTCAAGGAGTGCGGTTAATTGACAATATGCAGATTAATCCATGA
- the panD gene encoding aspartate 1-decarboxylase gives MWIEVLKSKIHRAEVTEANLHYAGSITIDEALMEAAGILENQKVQVVNINNGERFETYVIKGARDSGVICLNGPAARKAVVGDLVIILAYAWMDEEEARHHQPVVVIPRSGNRL, from the coding sequence ATGTGGATTGAAGTGTTGAAATCAAAAATTCACCGGGCTGAAGTTACAGAAGCCAATTTGCATTATGCAGGAAGCATCACTATTGACGAGGCGCTCATGGAAGCCGCCGGTATTCTGGAAAACCAGAAAGTACAGGTGGTCAATATCAACAACGGCGAGCGGTTTGAAACCTACGTGATTAAAGGTGCGCGCGATTCGGGGGTTATTTGCCTGAATGGGCCTGCTGCACGGAAAGCTGTGGTGGGCGATCTCGTCATTATTCTCGCCTATGCATGGATGGATGAAGAAGAGGCTCGTCATCATCAACCCGTTGTTGTCATTCCGCGTTCGGGTAATCGATTGTAG
- the rfaE2 gene encoding D-glycero-beta-D-manno-heptose 1-phosphate adenylyltransferase: protein MTQPKLNLIQSRIVDQPSLGRHVRRWRLLGKKIVFTNGCFDLLHRGHIALLAQASDLGDVLIVGVNSDASVKKLKGPGRPLITAHDRALLLASLCFVDAVIIFDEETPYALIQMIQPDVLVKGEDYAMHEIVGADIVQARGGEVKTIPLEAGYSTTALLQLIRSGQ from the coding sequence ATGACTCAGCCAAAACTTAACCTGATCCAGTCGCGAATCGTTGATCAGCCATCACTCGGCAGACATGTGCGTCGCTGGCGATTGCTGGGCAAGAAAATTGTTTTCACCAATGGCTGTTTTGATTTATTACATCGTGGGCATATTGCTTTGCTTGCACAGGCATCCGATCTGGGCGATGTGTTGATAGTAGGTGTGAACAGCGATGCTTCGGTAAAAAAACTGAAAGGTCCGGGAAGGCCCCTTATTACGGCGCACGACAGAGCGCTGCTGCTGGCGAGTTTGTGTTTTGTAGATGCCGTAATCATCTTTGATGAAGAAACGCCTTATGCGCTCATTCAAATGATTCAACCCGACGTACTGGTAAAGGGCGAAGATTATGCAATGCATGAGATTGTAGGTGCAGATATTGTACAGGCACGTGGCGGTGAAGTGAAAACGATTCCACTCGAGGCGGGCTACAGCACTACAGCCTTGCTGCAACTTATCCGCTCCGGCCAGTAA
- a CDS encoding VIT1/CCC1 transporter family protein produces MRTHAVHRTWMKYLQDEVDAAFLYQQLAEATPASRKKESYRMLHEIENKHQAAWVNLLREQGVQLKKIRPSLKARLMAAIGRWIGMEWLSYVMLKEEGNEVKTYLQLYRQANDATTRSIAIQLARDSAGHASELNRLLGEQAEPWHSTAGTGGMLRNVVYGFNDGLTANFGLVAGVIGAQASSHFILISGLAGLIADALSMGSSGFLAAQSEREVYAHEIEMEAEEIKLMPELEKEELVAIYQAKGMDTEAARELANEVMKHPTRALEEQVHEELGIGEQRITPLREGWVTGLSTAVGAFIPVFPFLFWQGNTAVWLSIVLSMLSHFAVGAARSFFTGRNLWRSGMEMFIVGMGVAGIGYLIGDLIIRIF; encoded by the coding sequence ATGCGTACACATGCTGTTCATCGGACCTGGATGAAATACCTGCAAGATGAGGTTGACGCGGCTTTTTTGTATCAACAACTTGCGGAAGCCACGCCTGCATCTCGAAAAAAGGAAAGTTATCGGATGCTTCACGAAATTGAGAATAAACATCAGGCGGCATGGGTCAACCTGTTGCGTGAGCAAGGTGTGCAGCTGAAAAAGATACGGCCTTCTCTGAAAGCCCGGCTTATGGCCGCTATAGGCAGGTGGATAGGCATGGAATGGCTAAGCTATGTGATGTTGAAAGAAGAAGGCAATGAAGTAAAAACCTATCTTCAATTATACCGTCAGGCCAACGATGCCACCACCCGATCTATCGCTATCCAGCTTGCACGGGATTCTGCCGGCCATGCCAGCGAATTAAACCGGCTCCTGGGCGAGCAGGCCGAACCCTGGCACAGTACGGCGGGCACCGGCGGCATGTTGAGAAATGTGGTGTATGGTTTCAACGATGGACTGACCGCCAATTTTGGGCTGGTAGCCGGAGTAATCGGTGCACAGGCGTCCAGCCATTTTATCCTGATTTCCGGACTGGCAGGATTAATTGCCGATGCACTTTCCATGGGTTCGTCAGGCTTTCTGGCAGCACAGAGTGAGCGCGAGGTATATGCTCATGAAATTGAAATGGAAGCCGAGGAAATAAAATTAATGCCCGAACTGGAAAAAGAAGAACTGGTAGCCATTTATCAGGCCAAGGGCATGGATACGGAAGCCGCCCGGGAATTGGCCAATGAGGTGATGAAACATCCGACAAGAGCGCTCGAAGAACAGGTGCACGAAGAACTGGGAATCGGTGAACAACGCATCACACCCTTGCGCGAAGGCTGGGTTACAGGACTTTCCACTGCTGTTGGTGCGTTTATTCCTGTTTTTCCTTTTTTGTTCTGGCAGGGTAACACGGCTGTCTGGCTTTCCATTGTGTTATCCATGCTCAGCCATTTTGCCGTAGGTGCCGCCCGGAGCTTCTTCACCGGTCGTAATCTCTGGCGTAGCGGCATGGAAATGTTCATCGTGGGCATGGGTGTAGCCGGTATCGGCTACCTGATTGGTGATCTCATCATCCGGATATTTTGA
- the rplT gene encoding 50S ribosomal protein L20 — protein sequence MPRSVPAVASRARRKKILKQAKGFYGKRKNVYTVAKNVLEKGLTYRYVGRKLKKRDYRRLWIVRINAALREEGLSYSVFMHKLAEKNISLNRKVLADLAMHEPDAFKKLVESVKA from the coding sequence ATGCCACGTTCAGTACCAGCAGTTGCTTCCAGAGCCAGAAGAAAAAAGATTCTCAAACAGGCCAAAGGATTTTATGGCAAACGTAAGAATGTATACACCGTTGCCAAAAACGTACTTGAAAAAGGTTTAACTTATCGATATGTTGGTCGAAAGCTGAAGAAACGCGATTATCGCCGGCTCTGGATCGTGCGAATCAATGCGGCTTTACGCGAAGAAGGCTTATCGTATTCCGTGTTTATGCATAAGCTGGCCGAAAAAAATATTTCGCTGAATCGCAAGGTGCTGGCCGACTTGGCCATGCATGAACCCGATGCTTTTAAAAAGCTGGTTGAATCTGTAAAGGCCTGA
- the metK gene encoding methionine adenosyltransferase produces the protein MMPYLFTSESVSEGHPDKLADQISDALVDHFLAFDPEAKVACETLVTTGQVVLAGEVKSTVYLDVQKIAREVIRKVGYTKSDYMFDANSCGILSAIHEQSPDINRGVERQEKEEQGAGDQGLMFGYAVNETEDYMPLPIYLAHILLKELSAIRREGEVMKYLRPDAKSQVTIAYDHRKPVRIDTIVISTQHDEFDTDERMAARIRKDVLEILIPRVKAKLAPAIQRLFTDHITYHINPTGKFVIGGPHGDTGLTGRKIIVDTYGGKGAHGGGAFSGKDPSKVDRSGAYATRHIAKNMVAAGLCDEVLVQVSYAIGVARPCGFFVNTFGTARVPLSDEEIADRIIELFDMRPYAIEQRLKLRNPIYQETASYGHMGRKPQTIVKRFYSPDRGMLEREVELFTWEKLDYVDLIKEAFKLPK, from the coding sequence ATTATGCCTTATCTGTTCACTTCAGAATCCGTATCAGAAGGCCATCCCGATAAGCTGGCCGATCAGATCTCCGATGCACTGGTAGATCATTTTCTGGCCTTTGATCCAGAAGCAAAAGTTGCCTGTGAAACGCTGGTAACCACGGGTCAGGTTGTACTGGCCGGGGAAGTAAAGTCAACCGTCTATCTGGACGTGCAAAAGATTGCCCGAGAAGTCATCCGCAAGGTGGGTTATACGAAGAGCGATTATATGTTTGATGCCAACTCCTGTGGTATTCTTTCAGCCATTCATGAACAATCGCCCGACATCAACCGGGGTGTGGAGCGGCAGGAAAAAGAAGAACAGGGCGCCGGTGATCAGGGGTTGATGTTTGGTTATGCGGTCAATGAAACGGAAGATTACATGCCCCTGCCGATTTATCTGGCTCATATCCTGCTGAAAGAATTATCGGCCATCCGGCGGGAAGGAGAAGTAATGAAATACTTACGCCCGGATGCCAAATCGCAGGTAACCATTGCTTATGATCATCGTAAACCGGTACGCATCGATACGATTGTGATATCTACCCAGCACGATGAATTTGATACCGATGAACGCATGGCTGCTCGAATCCGGAAAGATGTACTTGAAATTCTTATTCCGCGAGTCAAAGCTAAACTCGCTCCCGCCATTCAGCGATTGTTTACCGATCATATCACCTACCATATTAATCCCACAGGTAAATTTGTAATTGGCGGTCCGCATGGAGATACCGGACTCACCGGACGGAAAATCATAGTGGACACCTATGGCGGGAAAGGTGCGCACGGCGGCGGTGCTTTTTCAGGTAAAGACCCTTCGAAGGTCGATCGCTCGGGCGCCTATGCCACCCGGCATATCGCCAAAAACATGGTAGCCGCCGGTCTTTGCGATGAAGTGCTTGTGCAGGTTTCTTATGCCATCGGCGTAGCCCGTCCCTGCGGCTTCTTCGTGAATACATTCGGTACAGCACGGGTGCCTTTGAGTGATGAAGAAATTGCAGATCGCATCATCGAATTATTCGATATGCGACCCTATGCTATTGAACAACGATTGAAACTGCGCAACCCGATCTACCAGGAAACTGCCAGCTATGGCCATATGGGACGAAAACCACAAACCATCGTGAAACGATTTTATAGCCCCGATAGAGGAATGCTGGAAAGAGAAGTGGAATTATTTACCTGGGAAAAACTGGATTATGTAGATTTGATTAAAGAAGCATTTAAACTGCCAAAATAA
- a CDS encoding exopolyphosphatase, with translation MKLAAIDVGSNAARLLIKEIRPISRNEVDFIKLNLVRVPLRLGFDVFETGLISERRMAHLIDTIRAYQLLMNIYEVNHYIACATSAMREARNGDEVIARVREQTGVSLQIISGQQEASLIFENHIAEHLSKSKSYLYVDVGGGSTEISLFSKQKQVFNASFNIGTIRLLHQQIGDAQWNELKQFLKKQIKNREVIIIGSGGNINKIFSLSKAKPGKSLSIDLLKNYYRRFKNMTLEERMHRYQMREDRADVIVPALEIYLNIMRWSGAHEILVPQIGLADGLIDHLYREIARQSTSGK, from the coding sequence ATGAAATTGGCTGCAATTGATGTGGGCTCTAACGCTGCAAGATTATTAATCAAAGAAATCAGACCCATTTCCCGGAATGAAGTGGATTTTATCAAACTGAATCTGGTGAGGGTTCCTTTGCGACTGGGCTTCGACGTCTTCGAAACAGGCCTGATCTCTGAACGGCGCATGGCACATTTAATTGACACCATTCGTGCTTATCAGCTTTTAATGAATATCTATGAAGTGAATCACTATATCGCCTGTGCAACTTCTGCCATGCGTGAGGCCAGGAATGGCGATGAGGTTATTGCTCGTGTACGTGAGCAAACGGGAGTTTCCTTGCAAATCATCAGCGGGCAACAAGAAGCAAGTTTGATATTTGAAAATCATATTGCCGAACATCTGAGCAAATCAAAATCGTATCTCTACGTGGATGTGGGCGGAGGAAGCACGGAAATCAGTTTGTTCAGCAAACAAAAACAGGTATTCAACGCTTCATTCAATATCGGTACCATTCGCCTTTTGCATCAGCAAATCGGCGATGCACAATGGAATGAGTTGAAGCAGTTCTTGAAAAAACAGATCAAAAATCGGGAAGTGATTATCATTGGCTCCGGTGGCAACATCAATAAAATATTTTCACTCTCCAAAGCAAAACCCGGTAAATCATTATCCATCGATTTATTGAAAAACTATTATCGAAGATTCAAGAACATGACACTCGAAGAACGCATGCACCGATATCAAATGCGGGAAGATCGAGCCGATGTGATTGTACCCGCGCTGGAAATTTACTTGAATATCATGCGCTGGTCGGGTGCGCATGAAATCCTGGTTCCGCAGATCGGACTGGCCGATGGATTGATTGATCATTTGTATCGTGAGATTGCCCGTCAATCAACCAGCGGGAAATAA
- a CDS encoding DUF4197 domain-containing protein, whose amino-acid sequence MMMLALPVVGNAQAFSQQEAGAALKEALSTGVQHAAARLAAVNGYYGNPLIRILMPDEARPVVNSLQHIGLGYMVDSAVLAMNRAAEQAASKAAPIFLQAIQHMQLQDALQIVKGSDTAATAYLRKTTYTGLHHAFEPVIDSSLHQTGATIWWEKIFTAYNKIPFTRKINPDLTGYVTDRALQGLFLTIGEEEKKIRSHPEQQASELLRQVFGGLSTVR is encoded by the coding sequence ATGATGATGCTTGCATTACCTGTGGTGGGAAATGCGCAGGCATTCTCGCAACAAGAGGCAGGGGCGGCGTTAAAAGAGGCATTGTCAACAGGTGTGCAGCATGCTGCTGCTCGATTGGCCGCGGTAAATGGTTATTATGGCAATCCGCTCATTCGAATTTTGATGCCCGACGAAGCCAGGCCTGTGGTGAATAGCCTGCAGCACATCGGGTTGGGATATATGGTCGATTCAGCCGTGCTGGCCATGAATCGGGCGGCTGAACAGGCGGCATCAAAAGCTGCACCTATCTTTTTACAGGCTATCCAGCACATGCAGCTCCAGGATGCCCTACAAATCGTGAAAGGAAGTGACACTGCGGCCACGGCTTATTTGCGGAAAACAACCTACACCGGTCTGCACCATGCATTTGAGCCGGTTATCGATTCCAGCCTGCACCAAACAGGCGCTACCATCTGGTGGGAGAAGATTTTCACGGCTTACAACAAAATACCTTTTACCCGAAAAATAAATCCCGATCTTACGGGCTATGTAACCGATCGGGCTTTACAGGGATTGTTTCTGACCATCGGCGAAGAAGAAAAGAAAATCAGATCCCATCCCGAGCAACAAGCATCTGAACTGCTCCGCCAGGTGTTCGGTGGCCTGTCAACCGTCCGATAA
- a CDS encoding lysylphosphatidylglycerol synthase transmembrane domain-containing protein has product MKKRLVIINPLLSFRVRVIDCSPMLRLLQTIGKFIFFLAIGLFFVWLSIKDFNARQRAEIVSYIAAANYWLIVPIFILLVISNLLRAARWSLLIRPLHYHPRLFNVFAAVMIGYLTNLAIPRAGEISRCGVLARYEKIPVDKLIGTMIAERAVDVITMLVLLFFSVIIQLDIVGEFFFHQFLRRQGNAAGKSYSIWVIAVAVILVMLGVWIMMRYFSHLRVYRKMRISIIRIGRGFRTVLHMRGNIWFFIYTVLMWAVYLIMVKIGFYCLAETQQLGLKAALAVLTFGSVGMLMPTQGGIGPYQLIVEKILTLFSVPVKISVAMSWILWIAQMGLYLVIGFIVLLILPMLNPTRHDSAKT; this is encoded by the coding sequence ATGAAGAAGAGGCTCGTCATCATCAACCCGTTGTTGTCATTCCGCGTTCGGGTAATCGATTGTAGTCCCATGTTGCGCCTGTTGCAAACCATAGGTAAGTTCATTTTTTTTCTGGCTATAGGTTTATTTTTTGTCTGGCTTTCGATTAAAGATTTTAATGCCAGGCAACGCGCGGAAATCGTTTCTTACATTGCAGCTGCCAATTACTGGCTCATCGTTCCCATATTTATTTTATTAGTGATCAGCAATCTGTTGCGTGCAGCGCGCTGGAGTTTATTGATCAGACCCTTGCACTACCATCCGCGTTTATTCAACGTGTTTGCAGCTGTAATGATTGGTTATCTCACCAATCTGGCTATTCCTCGCGCTGGTGAGATTTCGCGTTGTGGTGTGCTGGCTCGTTATGAAAAAATTCCGGTAGATAAACTTATTGGAACCATGATTGCCGAACGAGCGGTAGATGTAATCACAATGCTTGTGCTGTTGTTTTTTTCCGTTATCATTCAACTGGATATTGTAGGCGAGTTTTTCTTTCATCAATTTTTGCGACGACAGGGGAATGCAGCCGGTAAATCTTATTCTATCTGGGTGATTGCCGTTGCTGTGATTCTGGTTATGCTTGGTGTATGGATTATGATGCGCTATTTCAGCCATCTGCGTGTGTATAGAAAGATGCGCATTTCCATAATTCGCATTGGTAGAGGCTTTCGTACGGTCTTGCACATGCGAGGCAATATCTGGTTTTTTATTTACACCGTATTGATGTGGGCTGTATATTTAATCATGGTGAAAATTGGTTTTTATTGCCTGGCGGAAACACAGCAATTAGGCTTAAAAGCTGCGCTGGCCGTACTTACTTTTGGAAGCGTAGGCATGTTAATGCCCACGCAGGGTGGCATTGGCCCCTATCAGCTGATTGTGGAAAAGATTCTTACGCTGTTCAGTGTTCCAGTGAAAATCAGTGTGGCCATGAGCTGGATATTGTGGATTGCCCAGATGGGCCTGTATCTTGTAATTGGTTTTATTGTACTTCTGATATTACCCATGCTAAATCCAACCAGACATGACTCAGCCAAAACTTAA